GCACACTCAAGGCCGAGTACGAGCAACAGCTGGAGAGCCTGCGCTCAGAGATCATCGAGAGCCGAGAGCGCGAGCTCGCAGCCGAGATGGAAGCGGCGCCGCCTGAAGAAGTCGTCAGCCCTTTCAGCGAAGCGGCCCGAGTCACCGAAATCGCATCCCTTCAGAGCGGACTCCAAAGCGAGGGAACCCCCGAGACGCCTCCGATGGATGCCGTGAATGCCCTACCGCAGCCGGCCGGGACCGAACAAGCCGCTCCAGCCCCGGGCGGCGCGCTCGCGGCTCGGGATGAGCCCTTGACTCCGGCTCCGACGGACCCAGCCGCTCGAGCAGCGGCAGCGACCGAGAACGAGCCGCTCGAGACCCAGAATGCAGCGAACCGGTCGATGCCGGCGCTGGAGCCTCCAGCAAAGGCTCCTTCCCCTGTCGCGCCGAAGAACCAGGCGCCGACTCCGGACGAACTCGTCCGGTTGTCGCCACCGCGGCAAACGGCGAAACCGACGGCGACGGCCCCGAAGCCTGCAGCGCAGGCGCCTTCCCCAGCCGCCGCCAAGATCCAGGCGCCGACCCCCGTCACCGCCAAGATTCAGGCGCCGACCCCGGCCAAGCTCGTGCGGTTGACTCCACCCACCTACCCGCTGGCGGCGCGCCGACTCCAACTCTCCGCGACCGCCAGAGTCAAGGTCCTGATCTCGCCCCAGGGCAAGGTCAGGGAGGCCGAAGTCCTCGGTCCGCCGCTCGGCAGCGGCTTCGACAGCGCCGCGATCGCCGCGGTGCGCAGGTCACGCTGGCAGCCGGCCACCAGGAATGGCGAGCCGGTGGAGTCCTGGACCGCGGTCACGATCCAGTTTCAGCCCTGAACTTCTTCCGACAGACTGGCCGGTATTGTCACTTGCCTTCGTATTCTGGATAGAAGCCCTTTATAATAAGGTTTTGTGCAGACGATTGGCCGCAGGCCGGGAGGAGACGTATGAAGCTATTTTTCAGGAGTTCGATTGTGGCCGCCGGGGCGCTGGTATTCATGGCAGGCATTGCTGCCGCGGAAAAACCCTCGATCGGAGTGGCCGAGTTTCGCAACAAGACCAACGCCGGCTGGTGGTACAGCGGTGTGGGCTGGGACCTCGCCGACACGGTCACCAACGAACTCGCTTCTCTAGGTTCCTTCACCGTGGTCGAGCGAGCCAACCTCGAGCCGGTGCTCCGGGAGCAGGACCTCGCCGACTACGGTCGGGTGAGCAAGGGCACCGGTGCCAAGATCGGCAAACTCACCGGCGCCAAGTATCTGGTTATGGGTAGCCTGTCGTCGTACGAAGAGAACGTCAAAGGCGGCAAGGGCGGAATCGGCTACAAAGGTATCCGGCTCGGCGGCAAGAAGAACGAGGTCTACATGGCCGTCGATCTGCGGGTCGTCGACACCACGAGCGGCGAGGTCGCCTTCACGCGCACAGTGGAAGCGCGGACCGGCGGCAGAGGCTTCAACGTCGGTGTGTTCAGGAGCGGCTTCGGCGGCAACCTCGCCAAGGAGGAGAAGACACCCGCGGGCAAAGCCATTCGCGCATGTCTGATCGAAATCGTCGACTATCTCGAGTGCGCCATGGTCAAGCAGGATTCATGCATGGCCGAGTTCGACGCCAAGGAGCGCAAGCGGAGAGATAGCGCGAAGGGCTCGATCAAACTCGACTAGAACGATTCGAACCGGTCCGCGGCCTTGCCGCGGACCGGTTGCTTTCCCGAACAACAAGCTCCCGGACGGGCAACCCCCTCCGAAACCAGACCGTGATCGTCACTGAGCGAAGTGATGAGCTCTTGCTCTTCACACAACCGGATCATGCCGCGCTGGCCGGCTCCTTGATGAATCTATGGCGGAGCGACGGTCTCCCCGAGCATCCGCGACGCCAACAGCTGCTGCACGCGATCCGCGAGCACGACAATGGCTGGCGCGAAGCCGATGCCGCGCCACAGGTCGACCCTGTGTCCGGCAAGCCCTTGACGTTCAACGAGATACCGTCCGAGGATCGTCTCCGGATCTGGCGGCGCGGCGTTCACCGCGTCGCCGCCGAGGCCCCCGTCGTCGGACTCCTCGTCCTGAAGCACGCGCTCGAGATTCATCCGGACTACTGGAGCGAGGCCGGCTGGAATGAACTCGGAGAGGACTTTGCCGAGCTCGAAGAGGAGCTTCTGGCGGTTGCCGGAGTCACTCGATCACTGGTCCAGAACGACTACAAGTTTCTCGAGCTCGCCGACACCCTCTCCCTGGGGGCCTGTGGGGCCTTGGGCACCGACCCCGTCCAAAGCGTCTCGGACCGCTACCGATTCGAGCTCGAGGTGGGACGTATCGCGCTCAGCCCCTTCCCGCTTGCCGGGGCGACGACTCTGGGCATCGCCTGCCGAACGCTGACCAAAACGACCTTCGAAAGTGACGCGGCCCTCGCCGCGGAGCTCGCCGTCTCGACTTGGAGCCGGCTTCCGGTACACGTAGAGCCCCTCGATGGCAGATGATCCGGCACCGACTCCGTGATAGCCTTTCGCCCCATGTTGGAATCCGCAGATGCGGGGCAAGTGGCGACCGAAGCCCCTGAGCCGATTCAGCGTGTGCTGGTTCCGTCCGCACTTGGGGCGCTCGGCCTGGAGCTCACCGGCGAGAAGCTGACCCACGTGGTGATCGTTCCCAAGGGTCGGGAGCGAAAGGAATTCACCCCATTCGGAGATCTGAAAAGGTCCGAACGCAGCGACTTTCTGGACGAGACGCTGGGTCGTTTCTCAGAGTACCTGGCCGGCGCTCGCAGCCGCCTCGGAATCGACTATGACCTCGGCCCGTCGGGCGTGACCGGCTTCCCCAGGCGTGTGCTCCGCGAGACCGCCAAGATCTCGTACGGGAGAGTCCGCACTTACCAGCAGATCGCTTCGGCGGCCGGAAACGGGGGGGCCTACCGTCAGGTTCTGGCAATCCTCCTGACCAACCCACTGCCGCTGGTGATCCCCTGCCACCGGGTCGTGACCGTAAAGTCGGGGCCCGGCAGCTATGTTGCCGGGCCCAAGAAAAAGCTTTGGTTACTGCGCCTGGAACAGCGCGGCTTGACGATTTAGGCCTCGTCGAGCTCGACCCGCAGCGCGGTTTCTTCGCCGGAGTCCACGAAGAAGGCGATCTCCTCCGAGTCGAAACCGGGCCGGACCACCTCGAGGGTGTGCTTCCCGGGCGAAACCATCAGGCCCGAGTGAAGCCGCGCCAGCTCATGGCCGGAACCGAGGAAGCGACCGTCCAGATAAATCGAGGCATCCACCGGATCGATTTCCAGGGTGAGCCTGCCCGGCTCCTCGCGAGCGTCCATACGGTCCGAGCGCCGAGCCGAACCTCGATCGGTGTCAGCCGGCTGGCGGTAGCTCTGGACTTCTTGGCGTTGGCGCAGCTCATCTCGGTCGAAAGCCGTCAACTCTTCCGCCGGGATTGCTTCGCCCGGCACCATGTGGTGATCGATATCGAGCACCACGCCTTCGAGCACGTTCACCTCGCGCCGTACGGTCTCGAATCCCTGCCTATAGAGGATTAGCTCGTGCCGGCCGTCCCCGAGCCAGAGGTGCCCGGGATACCCGTCAAACCGACCGGCCGTTCCGACGTACTGGCCGTCCACCCACACCTCGGTCTTCTTCGGACGAACGTTGAGATCCAGCGCGCCAAAGTCGCTGTAGTGCCGAGGATGATAGGGATAGTAGACAGGGTAACCGTAGTAGAACGGGCTGTAGTAGTAGCCCCCGTAGCCGCCGTAGTAGGCACCCCAGCCGCCGTAGTATCCCAGCCCGAAACCGTAGCTATAGTGAGAGCGGCGGTGGTGGCCCCGGTAGCCGTGATGCCCGCGAGACCCCCTGCTGCGTTCGCTCCCACCGCTGCGCGTCGAAGCCGCTCCGCGCGAACGACTGGGGCCGCTTCGACTCACGGCGGTTCGACCCGAGCTGCCCCGGCTCTGTGAGCTGTCCGAAACCGATGTCCTGCTGCGCGCCTGTTCCGCGAAGCTCTGGCTCGCGCTGAAGGCGCCGATCGCCACCACGAGTCCGGCGGTGAGAACGAGTTTCTTTGAGAGTTGCTTCTGGATCATCGGCTACCTCCTTGTTGCCCATCTCCGAGCATGCGTCCATTGGTCTAGTTTGCAAGCTCCAGACCAGCGTCGCCGAAACTGAGGTAGCCGGAAGGAGCAAGCGCTCCGGTCTCAAACGGCCCGATCGGCACGGACTTGGCTGTCCTCTGACGAGGTCAATTCCGCCGATCTCCTGTACACCCTCTCTCCCAGCGCCGCATCATTGGACGCAAAGCTCGAAGGGCCTGACGCTGGGCTTCGCCGGAAGAACCTCGGCGATCTCGGACAGCGCATCCACGACCTGGCGACGCCTCTCCGGCGGTGCCAGCACGGCCACACAGCCGCCTCCACCCGCACCACAGGCCTTGCCCCCCCAGGCGCCGGTGTCCGTCGCCAATCGCAACATGTCCTCGATCCGGGGCGTGGAAATGCCTTCTGCCAGTTCGCGTCTGTGGGCCCACTCGCGGGACATCAACTCACCGACCCGCTCGAGGCTTCCCGCCCGAAAGGCCTCCACGACGGCACGAGCCGTACGCGCGATCTCCGTGAAACCCTCGATCACCGCGGGATCGCCATCGAGCCGGCGGCGAACGATGCGCCAGTTGTTTCCCGCAGAGAAGTGGCTCTCGCCCGAATAGGCCACAACCAGCGAAGCTCCAAGCGCCTCCCAATCCGCTTCCAGGCTCTCGACCCGCTCGCCACCCGGCTCGTGCTCGATCGCGAGCAGCCCGCCACAGAGAGCCGGCAGGTGGTCCTGTCGACCGGTCGGCAGGCCCATCAACCGGGCTTCGACATCTCGCGCAAACCGGCTCCGAGCGTCAACGCTCTTTTCGACTGTACCGGCGAACTTCTCGGCTGCGGCAACGAAAGCGACCGCGATCGCGGAGCTCGCTCCCAGGCCTCCGCCTTTCGGTGAATCGCTGTGAATCTCGATCTCGAGCGCCTCGAGCTCGAGACTCGAGACCAGGTGGCCAACCAGAGCCGTCGAAGGGTCGACCAGCCAGTGGGCCAGATCGCGGGTCGTCCGCACGGTCGCGCCGGTCACCAGCCGGTACTCGCCATGGCTCGGCCGCAGCACTACCTGGGTTGCGATGTCGACTGCCAGGCCGACCGTGACCGCACCCGGGTGGAGCAGTCCCAGGGGCCAGATATCCAGGGTACCGCCAGCAAAATCGACACGGCACCACGTGCGGGCGGAAACCTCTTTCACGGCTTCTACTTGGTACCGACAGACGAGCTCGAAGAGCTGCTCGAACCTGCGTCGGCGAGCTGCGCCACCTCGGCCAACCGCGAGGGTTCGAACGTCTTGCCCTCGTTCATGCTCAGCCGCAGCTCATCGCGCCATGCCAAGAACTCGGGCAGGCGGCGATGGGGCACCGGATCCGCCGGAACGCTTTTCAGAGACAGCGGATCGATCCAGCGGCCATGGCGCTGCACCCGATAGTCGAGGTGGGGCGCGGTCGAAAGCCCGGTGCTCCCGACATAGCCGATCACGTCGCCCTGCATGACTCGCCGGCCGGAGCGAATCCTCTTGGCGTAGCCGGACAGATGGAGGTACGCGGTGAGATAGCTATTCGGATGGCGAATCTTGACGGTCTTGCCTCCGCCCCGATCCCAACCGGCCGAGACCACGGTGCCGTTCGCGGTGGCTCGCACCGGCGTGCCGATTCGAGCTCCATAGTCGACGCCGTAGTGAGGGCGATAGCGCTTCAGAATCGGGTGGAAACGCTTTCGGCTGAAGCGCGAAGTAACCCGCGAGTAACGCAGTGGCGAGCGTAGGAACATCTTCTTCAGCGGCCGGCCGTCGGCATCGTAATAGGCACCGTCGTCGCCGAATCTGTAGGCTTCGAGAAGACGACCTCCGTTCTCGTAGGAAACTCCGAGAATCGAGCCGAGTCCGTCAGCGACTCCATCCAGGTACACCGTCTCGTAGAGAATTCGAAAACGGTCGCCGGTCCTGAGATCGCGGGTAAAGTCCAAATCCCACTGAAACACGTCGGCCATCAGAATGGCCAGGTTGATCTCGCCTCCGGCGGAGGCGATCGCGGTTTCCAGCGCACCCTCCAGAGTCCCCTCTATCGAGCGCACCTTGACGGAGCGCTCGAACGGGTGCCAGTCTCCCTGCCAGCCATCACCGCTGCGCGCGACTCGCACTCTGCCCTTCCTCGCCATCCAGAGCTCGAAGAGCTCGACGCTGCCGTCTTCGGCAAAGCTGGCCGAATACTGGTCCGCCGGTCGGATCTTGCGCGGGTCGGCCCAGGGCGAGAGCTCGTCGACGACCTCCACAACTTCGGATCGAGCCAATCCCACACCGGTGAGTGCGTCGCTCAGGGTTTCGCCGCTCTCAAACGGGTACAGAAGCAGGTAAGGCTCGACGGCGCCCCGCTCCATCATCGACTGAACCGCCGCAAACGGCACCGTCGGGAAGATCGGATACGGGGACTCGGCATAGGCCGCCAGGCGACGCTCGGTAATGTGCAGTGCCGCGACGACCAGAAACAGCGGGACGTAGACCCACTTTCTCCAGCTACGCGAAGGGGCTCGTTTGCTGGAAGTGGAGGTCGGCACTGCCGCTGGGAGACCGGCCGGGAGGCCTGAAAGGCTGCTAAAGCTCGACCGGCAAAAGATACCACAGCCCTTTGCCCACCCGTCCAGACGACGAGTCGACTATTCGAAGATCGGTCGGAGGACCGGCCCGACGTCCGACGGCAGCTTGCCGCGGAAGGCCGGGCTGCCGTCTCTTACGGCCAACAGGCTCGGCAGATAGGTGATCTTGTGCTTCTTCGAGAACGAGGCATCCGGGTCCAAGAGCACCTTCACTTTCGGCTTCCGGCCCGCGAGGAACTTCTCCACCGCGCCAGCGTCCTCCTGAAAATTGACCAGAAACACCTGGGCTCGGTCTCCCCAATCGGAGTGGATCTCGTTGACCAACTCGACAATGCCCCTGCATTTCGGAGACCACGTCGAGAAAACCACGAAGAGGGCGTTCTCTGAGACTTCGTCGGCCGTTATCGCGGTCCCGTCCAGATGGGTCAATCCCGCGACGTCAACCGTCGCCGCGGCGCTCAGCGGTGCCACCAGAACCGTGGCCAAGGCCAACAGAGCCGCCCAGCCGAGTTTTTCGCGTGGGATCCGGGTAGGCATCAATCCCCGGCCTGATAGTGGCGTAGGCCGCTCAGGATGCGCTGTCGCAACTGCTCCGGAGCGACTGCTTTCACGCAGCGTTTCCGCACCACCGTGATCAACCGTTCGGCATAGATCGTCCGGCGCGCGCACTCCGGGCAAACCGCCACGTGCTTGCGGAACGAGACCAGAAGCTCACCTTCCATCTCGTTGTCAGCGTAAACGAATACGACTTCTCTGACCTTGCGGCAGTCCATAGATCGTCCGAATCCGCCCAAATGGCCCCACACCCCAGTTAACGGCTGGCCTTGTCGCGATATTCCTCTGGCGAGCGCTCGCGATTGCGCATCTTGGCGGGCGATCCGTCGCGAAGATAGCCGTGCTCGCGAGCATAGGTAAGCATGGTTCTCTCCAGGAGCTTTCGACCCCGGTAGAGGCGGCTCATGACCGTGCCGAGGGGGACCTCGAGGATTTCAGCGATCTCCTTGTACGAGAACCCCTCCAGGTCGGCCAGGACAATTGCCATCCGATAGTCGTCGGGTAGCTCGTCCATCGCCCGCTGAACGTCCTCGTCGAGCACGTTCTCGAGAAGTTCTTCTTCCGGGCTCTTGATCTTTCGAGTCGCTTCTTCGCTGACGCGACTCTCCAACGCATCTTCGATCTCGGCGAAGTCGGTCTGAAGAGGTCGGCTCTGCTTCTTTCGGTAGTTGTTGATGAAGCTGTTCTTGAGGATCTTGAACAGCCAGGCCTTGAAGTTCGTGCCTTCCTGAAACTTGTCGTAGTGACGGTAGGCCTTGAAGTAGGTCTCCTGCACCAGATCCTGAGCGTCCTCGCTATTGCGCGTCATGCGAAACGCGGTGTTGTAGAGCGAATCAACGAAGGGCATCGCCGCCGCTTCGAAGTCCCAGCCTTCGCTGTGGCTCATGTCGGGTTTGGTGCTCATCGCCTCAGACTCCGGCCCCGTGCTACGCAGAAACCGTGCCAAGAATTACGAAGCCGCGGAGCCCAATCGTCAGAGCAGCCCGCCCAGACTGCTCTTCGCAAACTGAACCAGGGGCCCCGGGAGAATGCCCAGGAGGACCGTGACTACGGCGCAAAGAGCGATCGTACCGACCAGGCCGGGTGCGTGAAGAGCAGAGGGCGTATCGTCCGAGGAATCCTTCAAATACATCTGCACGGCGATGCCGATGTAGTAAAACAGCGAGATCGCGCTGGTCAAGACGCCCACGACGGCCACCCAGATCCAACCCGCTTCGACCGCCGCGGCAAACAGATAGATCTTGCCGAAGAAGCCGCCGGTCGGCGGGATTCCCGTCAGCGCGAGCATGAATACCAGCATCATCGCCGCCAGAAACGGCGAGCGTTGAGCCAATCCGGCGTAGTCGTCGTAGGTCTCGCCGGCGTATTCCTTGCGCTCGAGCAGGATAACGGTACCGAAGGTACCTATCGTAATGAAGGTGTAGGCGAAGAGATAGAACAGCACCGACCAGAGGCCGTCCTCGGTGGCCGCGAGCACGCCCATCAGCACATATCCCGCGTGGGCGACCGAGCTGTAGGCCAGCATGCGCTTGACGTTCGACTGGGTGAGCGCCGCGAGGTTGCCCCAGATCATCGTGATCACGGCAATGCCCGCCGTAACCCATTGCCAATCCGGCCGCAGATACGGCAACCCCTGATAGAAGATGCGCACCAAGATGGCGAACGAGGCGGCCTTGGACGCCGTCGCCAGGAAGACCGTGACCGGGGTGGGCGCTCCCTCGTACACATCCGGCGTCCAGACATGGAAGGGAACCGCCGCGACCTTGAAGAAGAGACCCATCGCGAGCAACAACCAGCCCGCGGCCGCGAGCCGATAGCCGGCGTCCAAGCTCATCGCACTCGGCAGTGTGGACGCGAGCAGATCGAGTTGCACCGTCCCGGTGGCACCGTACAGAAGGGAAATTCCGTAGACCAGGATCCCACTCGAGAGAGCACCCAGGATGAAGTACTTGAGCGCGGCTTCGTTCGACTTACGCTCGTGCTTGAAGAAACCCGCGAGAATGTAGCTCGACAGTGCCATCAGCTCGAGTGAGATCCAAATCGACAGCAGGCTGTGGCCGCTTGCCATGAACAGCATGCCGGTCGTCGCCAGCAGAATCAGCGAGTAGAACTCCGCCGGCCTGTAGCCGCCATCGCTCAAGAAGCGATCGGACAGCACGACCGTGAGCGCCGCGGCCATCAGAAACAGCAACTTCCAGAAGAAAGCGTATCCGTCGACGATGAACATCCCCGACAGGATCACCCGCGGAGTCTCGGGCACTCCCTGCACCGTGACCAGGAGAACGGCGGTGCCCACAAGAGCCGCCAGTGAAACCGCGGA
The bacterium genome window above contains:
- the rsrA gene encoding mycothiol system anti-sigma-R factor → MDCRKVREVVFVYADNEMEGELLVSFRKHVAVCPECARRTIYAERLITVVRKRCVKAVAPEQLRQRILSGLRHYQAGD
- a CDS encoding penicillin-binding protein activator LpoB, which produces MKLFFRSSIVAAGALVFMAGIAAAEKPSIGVAEFRNKTNAGWWYSGVGWDLADTVTNELASLGSFTVVERANLEPVLREQDLADYGRVSKGTGAKIGKLTGAKYLVMGSLSSYEENVKGGKGGIGYKGIRLGGKKNEVYMAVDLRVVDTTSGEVAFTRTVEARTGGRGFNVGVFRSGFGGNLAKEEKTPAGKAIRACLIEIVDYLECAMVKQDSCMAEFDAKERKRRDSAKGSIKLD
- a CDS encoding redoxin family protein, which produces MPTRIPREKLGWAALLALATVLVAPLSAAATVDVAGLTHLDGTAITADEVSENALFVVFSTWSPKCRGIVELVNEIHSDWGDRAQVFLVNFQEDAGAVEKFLAGRKPKVKVLLDPDASFSKKHKITYLPSLLAVRDGSPAFRGKLPSDVGPVLRPIFE
- a CDS encoding sigma-70 family RNA polymerase sigma factor, whose product is MSTKPDMSHSEGWDFEAAAMPFVDSLYNTAFRMTRNSEDAQDLVQETYFKAYRHYDKFQEGTNFKAWLFKILKNSFINNYRKKQSRPLQTDFAEIEDALESRVSEEATRKIKSPEEELLENVLDEDVQRAMDELPDDYRMAIVLADLEGFSYKEIAEILEVPLGTVMSRLYRGRKLLERTMLTYAREHGYLRDGSPAKMRNRERSPEEYRDKASR
- a CDS encoding MGMT family protein — encoded protein: MLESADAGQVATEAPEPIQRVLVPSALGALGLELTGEKLTHVVIVPKGRERKEFTPFGDLKRSERSDFLDETLGRFSEYLAGARSRLGIDYDLGPSGVTGFPRRVLRETAKISYGRVRTYQQIASAAGNGGAYRQVLAILLTNPLPLVIPCHRVVTVKSGPGSYVAGPKKKLWLLRLEQRGLTI
- a CDS encoding peptidoglycan DD-metalloendopeptidase family protein, with the protein product MPTSTSSKRAPSRSWRKWVYVPLFLVVAALHITERRLAAYAESPYPIFPTVPFAAVQSMMERGAVEPYLLLYPFESGETLSDALTGVGLARSEVVEVVDELSPWADPRKIRPADQYSASFAEDGSVELFELWMARKGRVRVARSGDGWQGDWHPFERSVKVRSIEGTLEGALETAIASAGGEINLAILMADVFQWDLDFTRDLRTGDRFRILYETVYLDGVADGLGSILGVSYENGGRLLEAYRFGDDGAYYDADGRPLKKMFLRSPLRYSRVTSRFSRKRFHPILKRYRPHYGVDYGARIGTPVRATANGTVVSAGWDRGGGKTVKIRHPNSYLTAYLHLSGYAKRIRSGRRVMQGDVIGYVGSTGLSTAPHLDYRVQRHGRWIDPLSLKSVPADPVPHRRLPEFLAWRDELRLSMNEGKTFEPSRLAEVAQLADAGSSSSSSSSVGTK
- a CDS encoding DUF3891 family protein produces the protein MLFTQPDHAALAGSLMNLWRSDGLPEHPRRQQLLHAIREHDNGWREADAAPQVDPVSGKPLTFNEIPSEDRLRIWRRGVHRVAAEAPVVGLLVLKHALEIHPDYWSEAGWNELGEDFAELEEELLAVAGVTRSLVQNDYKFLELADTLSLGACGALGTDPVQSVSDRYRFELEVGRIALSPFPLAGATTLGIACRTLTKTTFESDAALAAELAVSTWSRLPVHVEPLDGR
- a CDS encoding NADH-quinone oxidoreductase subunit N, with amino-acid sequence MDSIQPQEFLVLLPEIVLATAGMLLLLSGALKSSNGYRICSAVSLAALVGTAVLLVTVQGVPETPRVILSGMFIVDGYAFFWKLLFLMAAALTVVLSDRFLSDGGYRPAEFYSLILLATTGMLFMASGHSLLSIWISLELMALSSYILAGFFKHERKSNEAALKYFILGALSSGILVYGISLLYGATGTVQLDLLASTLPSAMSLDAGYRLAAAGWLLLAMGLFFKVAAVPFHVWTPDVYEGAPTPVTVFLATASKAASFAILVRIFYQGLPYLRPDWQWVTAGIAVITMIWGNLAALTQSNVKRMLAYSSVAHAGYVLMGVLAATEDGLWSVLFYLFAYTFITIGTFGTVILLERKEYAGETYDDYAGLAQRSPFLAAMMLVFMLALTGIPPTGGFFGKIYLFAAAVEAGWIWVAVVGVLTSAISLFYYIGIAVQMYLKDSSDDTPSALHAPGLVGTIALCAVVTVLLGILPGPLVQFAKSSLGGLL